The stretch of DNA GCGCTCTCTCCGGTGCTCCAGCCTGCTGCTCCCTAAAGTTTGGTTACTTTCTCTGTGACACACTCCCTCTGAGATAAGCAGATTTACCTGTGCTGGAACTCACCTGTCTGCTCTCTCACCGTCATTCTCTGTTGGACTGCTGACTTTTGTGTTAAAATTAAAACTCTCTGAGAACTCGAGGTCTCTCAGACTTGGTAAATCATAACACAAAAAGGTCCCAACAAGAACCAAACCAGGGTCTCCCCTCTGACAAACCTACAACTTATGCACCACTACCACTAACCTCCTAACAGAGACTTCATAGGTGTCCAAAACCGGACCTTTAACTCTCAGTGACTAACTATGCCATGGCCGTTGTGTTAAGGCACAACACCAAAGGACACCTTATGTGTTATGTGGAGACACTGACAAATTGGCATCTGACAAAAGAACATTATTTCACTCCCTGGGATGAGAAAGTGTTGGTTTTTTTATGATAGTCTTTTTAATTTATACGCCCAGTGTCATTTTCAATTTTTAGTTTATGTTTATGATGAAACAACAATCAAATGTACCTCATCTGCCAGGCGGTCAAAATGTACCATCttgaatttaaaatgcatgACTCTGAAGACATCACGTGTTAACATAAAATAATCTATCATAACAACCTGTTCCCTGTTGCAGGAAAACAGCGAAAGTAGTCTAAGTCCTGTGACGAGGGATTTTCAGGAGGGAAGCAAAAGCCAAAACTAATCAATAACTAAAGTAGAAAATCTAACGTCAGCAGGCATTTATAACAAACTGTCTGCAAATAAAGCTCTGTGCCTTAATAACCTCATGATTTACATAGGTCTGTAGGTCTGACAACAGCAGGTGGCATTTCCAACTGAAAGAATATTGATTGCGAATCACAAGTGaaaagtgtaaatgtgtgtgacaACTTAGTTCTTGAAGGTTTAATGATGGCACCGACCACCTAAGCCAGCAAGCATGTCTCCAACCAGCACCTCCCTGAGACATGGCTCTCTGTTCCTTTAGAATAAAATATCTGGTAAACTCTGGTAAACTCGTCCTCCTGGTGAGCTGTACTCATTTGAATAAACTGCACCTGGGTGATGAGTCTTGCAAAGTAAAAATGTTGCGAAGgattaaagaaaatgtgaagaCGATGTTTTCCAAACAGTGCATGCTACACCATGATGCAAACTATGGGAAAGGTAAGGTAGGGTAAGCGACCTGTGTGATTAAAGGCTTAGAGatacaaaagaagaaataaaagggATTTCTTCTCGTACTGGAGAGGGAAATATGTAGCGGACCAATCAGGGAGAGAGATGTAAGGGATGTGAATTCATCAGTTCCTTTCTTGGGCCATGCTTACTAGTCCCCTTCTCCTCCGCATGGCTCTCTTTCTTGAGTGGAAAGATGGTTTTGCCCTTTTCGTTCATCTCACTGAGGTGGAGCAGGGAAGCAGGCAGGACCGCAGGCCAGGGTTGACAGGAACGGAGGGTTAGTTGAAGCCGGTGTCAGTGCGGTAAGAGTGGTGCCCATCTGATGTCAACTGAGTCGTCTCTGTCGCTGACGGCTGCAGCACTATAGGGTCACCACCAGCCTCTGcgaaaacaacaaaagcaataTTTTAAGTGCTTgtcagatgagaaaaaaaaaagcctcttgaCTAACTCTAACACCTTAACGGCAATGTTTATTAATGAGCACTGATGAGAAAAATAAACTAACAAATAACTCCTGTCAGTCCTGCTGCTACCATTTGAGGAATACTGCTAGGATACAATCAATATTGAGCTTTAGTGGTGCTCAAACTATGATTCAGGCATTTACTGATCAGAAAATGCACTCacggccactttgttaggtacacgtgttcaactgcttgttaatatAAATCAGCCAATCGCacggcagcagctcagtgtgttTAAACCTGtgaagacgacctgctgaagttcaaaccaagcatcagaatggggaagaaaggtgaattaagtgactttgaacgtggcatggttttTGGTGCCAGAtgtgctggtctgagtatttctgaaactgctgatctgtggggattttcccacacaaccatctctagggtttacagaaaatggtccaGAAACAGAAATGCCTTGTTTATTccggaggtcagaggagaatggccaaagtgacaggaaggcaacaggacCTCAAATATCCACTGAAGGCATatagaaaagcatctctgaatgcacatgcCGAACCTCGAAGCAGaggggctacagcagcagaagaccacactgggtgccatgtcggctaagaacaggaaactgagcccgcagttcacacaggctcaccaaggTTGGAAAAGcgttgtctggtctgatgagtctcgatttatTCTGCATTATTCAGATGATAGGGTCAGACTTTGGGGTGAACAACGCAAAAacgtggatccatcctgcctcgtaTCAACGGTTCAGCCTATCTGAGCATCGCTGCTGACCATGTTCACCTCTTTAAAGCCAGCAGCAAGACTTCTTGCAAGGAAGGAGAAAATAATACACCAGCTTCAACACCTTTACAGTGGCTACTTGTTTCTTTTAGAGTAGATTTTAACACTGGTTTTGATAACTGCTACACAAATAAAGTTAGTCCTGAAAAAAGAAAGGTGTTCGTTCTCACCTCTCTCATCAGATTGCAGCTGAGCCTCGAGATCCTCAGGGGACACATAAAAGTCCTGCTCCTGGCCCTCTCGAGGCCGTGGTTTACATCTTCCACAGCAGCAGTTACAGCAGCAACACAGGCAGCAACAGAAGTAACAGCCAGTGGCCAGGCcgcaaaacagaaacagagccTGGAGGAAACAGATTCATAATATAAAGGTTAAGACACGAGGTGTAAAAGGGTCTAACAGAGCCAGCAGAAAACTGATCCAGATGTTTTTCCTGTCTTACCTTTGCCCACCAGCTTGAAAGGACAAAGTAAGTGTTAACGTTCTCCTCTCCGAACTGCTCGGCCACATATAGTCCTAGAGAACCATATTTATCATAAATGTTACGCTTTGTGGGGTCATTCAGGATCGCATGGGCGTTGTTTATCTCCTTGAACTTGTCTGCAGCCTCTGGATTGTCTGGATTCTTGTCAGGGTGAAACTTTAAAGCCAGTTTCCTGTGGAAAGGATCACAATCAGCTTTAGAGGTGATCGGACCTTTCTATGAGGTAGGCCAGGTGACCAGAGGGAAGCCTCACCTGTAAGATCTCTTTATATCATCCGTCGTGGCCATCTTGTCAACTCCCAACACATGGTAGAGAGACTCACCCGCGGTGGACAGAGAGCGCTGCCTCTGCTGCTCACTCATGATGCCTCACGTCCACAGTctggacacagaaacacagagattTAAGAAGCAATGCTTGGGCTGCTCTATTGGGACATACATTCATTCAACTAAAGTGAAGCCCATGCCATTCATTGCTCTCTGCTGCAGGCAGGCAACAGCTGGTTCTGTGCTGTCTTGATAAGATACAGATGTCCAGTACTTGCTAGAAacatccagctgtgtttgaaaCGTGGAAAATAGGTCCaggtaatgaaaaaaaattgtggacttttttattttttatttactggaGCATATAGATTTTAGATTTCCAGCAAGAGATAAACTGTCCTAATTGATTAAACTGAAGCTGTGGCATCTTGGCAGGACCCCTGATGCATATGCTGCTTTaagtaaatcaacagctgacACCCATAGAGACAACACACTGCAACAGCACAGGATTTATCAGAATTTATCAAGTAAAGACAAGAAAAGCCACACAGAAGCCTCCAAATGGGTGTCATCTCGACACAAATGAATAGCCACTGCTCTCTTTAAAGCCCTGTTACGCCTGATTTCTACGTTTTTCACCCAAAACTACACGTTCAGTCAAGTGGCTGTCAAATTTCCCCTCGTCACGACTCGCATCCCGCTTAAAAAATGTCTATAGGAAAGATTATACTGTGGGTACGATGCAGGGAGCATAATCTCTGTGCAAGCATCATCAGCAGCACTGCTATAGCGCACAGCATCCATGTTGGTTTGCTTCCCCGGCCTGTTCTTGATGCAAGACAGGGATGGCTCGTCAGCAGTTATTTTCAAGGGCAACGGCCAGAGTGTcgaggaagaaaagaaatgatggAAATGCAGGAGGAGGCTCACCTTTCAGTCGGCTCTAATGCGCTGCGAAACTAACGATCCCAGCAGGTTAATGATTCTAGACAGTGCAGCGTGACTATGGCCGCATCTCCTCGCACGTACCCGGACCCTCTCTGGCTCCCACTACACAACCATGGACAGTGCAGCAGTCCGCTGGCTCCGCCCCCCTGCCGCCCCACAGCGACCCGACGTGCGCGTGCACGACGGCCTGATGACGGGGAGGATACTGGAGGAAAGATGTGCAGCTCAGCATTTGTCGTCAAGAACTTCTGCAATACAGCACCACAATTAAAGAACTGGAGAATAAGAAGTCAATTAAAAGCAGTCATATTGTGGAGAAATTTCATGTTGATTAGTAACTTTGTAATACTCCGtatattgttattttattgtgattttaGATTcctatatgtttttgtttgatgCAATCCTGGCATTAAGATGTTCTGTATATACTTGTTAATTGTTGAtaaagttttgaaaaaaaaaaaaagctcaacagTTTCTTTAATGATGTTACATTTAATTGAGCCAGTGAAAGCTGTATAAGAACGATTTAAAATGGATACTGACTGTGAGTGTgacctgaaaatgaaaacatgtcacatctctctctctctctcttccatttTGTACATTCAAATATGTTCAGGATGGATGCAACCAGCTAAAAATGAAACTCAAGAAAATGCTGagataaatgtgtttgtaatattttatttaagtcAAGACAAAATTGAAAAAGAACATGCAATACATGGGCAGTGTATCCTATGTTTTAGAggaaatttgaaaaagaaataaagaacaaTAGTGCAATCAGTCAGCTCTTTTTTTCAAATGAAGGAAGGGGGAGAGTCTGTATCCATAACTCCACAAAAACTGCACAACTGAACAtaagctaaaaacaaacaaacaaacaaccggCACTTCTCCTGTTTAGCTCCCTTTCTCCTCCGCCTTTTCTTTGAGGCCTAATGACATCTCTAATATGTCTTATATTATGTACACATGTAGACACAATGTGAGTGAGATGGATAAGCTGCATGGTGCCGGATGCTGTGGTGagagcagctttttaaaaaaattatatctcTGCCCAAGTTCACATCAGGTCAGAAAGGCCCTCAGGCAAACCAGAAATGTCCTGGTGCAGTCTGCAGGAAATATTATCTTTCTACTTAACTACTGTCATCctgttgtgtatgtgtatgtacatgtgattatttttatttaattgtttcatttaatattttattttttacaaactggttttcagaaatgctttaaaaatattttttgacaCTTTGAGCACCATAAGGTAAGTGCCATTTAGTTTCTATATATTAAAGAGTAGGCAGACAATTATCTACATCCCAAAATGAGCAACTCAACCAAAACAGTGTGGATGGTTAAATAGCACTGcaagaagagggggaaaaaaatacatatataggTTGATTTTGAAGTAAAGTGAAATAACacacataaatgtatttttttaaacttctcaaACTTTTGAGTAAGTTGAATTTTGAAATACCTAAaccaaaattttgagataataactcaaaattttaacTTAtggatagcatttttttttttcagtgacacAAATAAGCTTCCATTGCAGCCTCATGGCTAACTGGATACAAGAACTGTTATGTTTGACTGTGCAGTGCAGAAATGACACAATAATAATGgaaagcaaatataaagaaaacctaaaataCTGCTTTAAACCCACTGCAACGTGAAAGATTTCTCTCTACTTGAGTTTGCAGAATCTAGTTGTTTTCACACCTGAATAAAGCCAAAATCCAGCATAGagcggctgagtgaatgtggtgtggactctgtggaggagcGTCATGGTTTCAGCCACACTGTAGAAGGACAGGATACCTGCACTGTAATCCAGGTACACTCCTATTCTGGAAGACTGAGGACCTGAGACCGGAGTGTGGCTGTTATTGTACCAATATTCATATCTTTTTTTGTGACAATTTAACGCCCAACTTTTGTCATTGTGTCCAAATTTACACTCATCCCCCCACCCTACTCTGTTGATATTCTTATACGCGACTGCTACATGAAATCCTGTCCCtatccactccacctcccagtaacaacgtCCAGTCAGATTCTCTTTGCTCAGGACCTGAGCCCACGCAGTGAATCGATCTGGGTGATTAGAATAAGGTCGCTGTTGTTGCATTAATGTCGCCTTTCTGTTCCCCTCTGATAACAGCAGCcatttgtttgttgtgtttggatCCAGGGTGATTCCACGTGAATAGTTTAAGAATACAGCTCTGGTCCTTGGCTCTGGTTTTGGAActgacagtaaaacatccaCCTGAGTGACTATGAGTGAGAGGTTTGACCATGTCTCACTCAGGATGTCCTGTAGTTTATCTCTGGTCTCTAACACGGCTGCTCTCACATCCTCAAAGTACCTCAGGGGACGGatattgatgctggatgagtcTGTAGGCCCTCTGAGTGGTGACAGTAAGGGATGGTTGTGCAGAAACAGAttgtgatcctctgtgtgtaTGAGCTGCTTCAGTTCAGCATCTTTCCTTTTCAGCTCagcgatctcctgctccagcttctcctgaagctctatgactcgactcacttcagtttcctgctgggatctgatctgctgcttcacatcagagcttcttttctggattAGATGGATCAGCTCACTGAAGATCTTCCCGCTCTCCTCCACTGCTTTATCAGCAGAGAAACCGATGGCCTTCACCTCCAGCTGAAGCACATtcacctctttctctctgtcctggattctctgctggatttTTAGTCGACTCACCTCGAGCTCGCTCTGCATCTCTgccctttctgctgcagctgagacaATTTCATGGCCTTTATGTTCATCCAAAGAGCAGACataacagatactctgctgatcagtacgacagaaaatcttcatcacctcaCTATGAtgagagcagatgttctcctgaAGCCTCTTGAAGGGATCCGtcagcttgtgtttctttaacAGAGCCACATCATAATGAGGCTGAAGGTGCTGCTCACAGTAAGAGATCAGGCACACCAAACAAGACTTCATAGCTTTTAGTTTTCTTCCTGTGCAGAGATCGcaggccacatcttcaggtccagcatagCGGTGACAAGTAAGTGCAGCCTGGATttcagtcttcttcagctcttcC from Archocentrus centrarchus isolate MPI-CPG fArcCen1 chromosome 7, fArcCen1, whole genome shotgun sequence encodes:
- the dnajc5aa gene encoding dnaJ (Hsp40) homolog, subfamily C, member 5aa, with product MSEQQRQRSLSTAGESLYHVLGVDKMATTDDIKRSYRKLALKFHPDKNPDNPEAADKFKEINNAHAILNDPTKRNIYDKYGSLGLYVAEQFGEENVNTYFVLSSWWAKALFLFCGLATGCYFCCCLCCCCNCCCGRCKPRPREGQEQDFYVSPEDLEAQLQSDEREAGGDPIVLQPSATETTQLTSDGHHSYRTDTGFN
- the LOC115783390 gene encoding tripartite motif-containing protein 16-like, coding for MLRAKMAQKGVQLHSDNFSCSVCLDLLKDPVTIPCGHSYCMNCIKTHWDEEEEKRIHSCPQCRQTFTQRPVLMKSTMLADLVEELKKTEIQAALTCHRYAGPEDVACDLCTGRKLKAMKSCLVCLISYCEQHLQPHYDVALLKKHKLTDPFKRLQENICSHHSEVMKIFCRTDQQSICYVCSLDEHKGHEIVSAAAERAEMQSELEVSRLKIQQRIQDREKEVNVLQLEVKAIGFSADKAVEESGKIFSELIHLIQKRSSDVKQQIRSQQETEVSRVIELQEKLEQEIAELKRKDAELKQLIHTEDHNLFLHNHPLLSPLRGPTDSSSINIRPLRYFEDVRAAVLETRDKLQDILSETWSNLSLIVTQVDVLLSVPKPEPRTRAVFLNYSRGITLDPNTTNKWLLLSEGNRKATLMQQQRPYSNHPDRFTAWAQVLSKENLTGRCYWEVEWIGTGFHVAVAYKNINRVGWGDECKFGHNDKSWALNCHKKRYEYWYNNSHTPVSGPQSSRIGVYLDYSAGILSFYSVAETMTLLHRVHTTFTQPLYAGFWLYSGVKTTRFCKLK